A single region of the Nocardioides sp. W7 genome encodes:
- a CDS encoding flavin reductase family protein, whose product MSRTAVDEPEPAVIDALDMRRAMGLFASGVTIVTGMDDEDPVGFACQSFASVSLDPPLVLICADHRGRSWPRIRTSGRFTINVLGEDQRDLCNRFGSASGTRFTELAWDRSRWNTPSLPGVLLRIHAAVDDVRPAGDHDVIIGRVLELESLRSCRPLLFYRGLFELPGSSSPASPQAWDGDWGWGSRWG is encoded by the coding sequence ATGAGCCGTACCGCAGTAGACGAGCCGGAGCCGGCCGTGATCGACGCATTGGACATGCGGCGAGCCATGGGCCTGTTCGCCAGCGGGGTCACGATCGTCACGGGAATGGACGACGAAGACCCGGTGGGCTTCGCGTGCCAGTCCTTCGCATCCGTGTCCCTCGATCCCCCGCTGGTCCTGATCTGCGCGGACCACCGGGGCCGCAGCTGGCCGCGGATCCGCACGAGCGGCCGGTTCACGATCAACGTTCTCGGCGAGGACCAGCGCGATCTCTGCAACCGCTTCGGGTCCGCCTCGGGCACGCGCTTCACCGAGCTCGCCTGGGACCGATCGCGCTGGAACACCCCGTCGCTGCCCGGCGTACTGCTGCGGATCCACGCCGCAGTGGACGACGTCCGTCCCGCCGGCGATCACGACGTCATCATCGGCAGGGTCCTCGAGCTGGAGTCGCTGCGCAGCTGTCGCCCCCTGCTCTTCTACCGCGGCCTGTTCGAGCTTCCCGGCTCCTCGAGTCCCGCGAGCCCGCAGGCCTGGGATGGCGACTGGGGTTGGGGTTCGCGCTGGGGCTGA
- a CDS encoding AMP-binding protein — MSSITRVEPAPSVVTVADLLLARAADSHLGLRTRERDWTWAEVVAESIARTGLARELISAGPPHIGVYLDNDPEYLLWVGAAALGGFAIVGLNKTRRTEQLDDEIRRTDCRIVVTDRAGLARLPLPELEAGGVRVLVVGEADYAAKLAPHRGTPLPVSGSVDPDRLLLLLFTSGTTGRSKAVRCSQGRLAQRGLAASRRDGVGRDDVCLACMPLFHGNALMALWAPALAVGATVVLTGKFSASRFIDDVRDFGVTYFTYVGKAIAYVLATPERADDLDNELVRAFGTEASSHDRHRFRERFGCELIEGYGSTESSGLVLRDPAAPETALGRPAPQVAVIDPETLEECPRAVVDATGRVLNPEQAVGEIVDRAGAASFEGYYNDPEATAARLHHGWVWTGDLGYVDEGGFLHFGGRRGDWLRVDGENISALTVERIVERHPDVVSAAAFGIPDARSGDALMIAVQLAEGRSFDGEDFLAYLAAQPDLGAKELPLFVRVAEQLPTTGSNKVVKAPLVATAWCCDDRVFWRAGREAREYREFGPQDRAALSAEFARHERGHLLPLAPV; from the coding sequence ATGTCATCGATCACCCGCGTGGAGCCGGCCCCTTCGGTGGTCACGGTCGCGGACCTCCTGCTCGCGCGAGCAGCGGACTCCCATCTCGGTCTGCGTACCCGCGAGCGGGACTGGACCTGGGCGGAGGTCGTCGCGGAGAGCATCGCGCGCACCGGCCTCGCCCGGGAGCTGATCTCCGCGGGTCCGCCTCATATCGGGGTCTACCTGGACAACGACCCCGAGTACCTCCTCTGGGTGGGGGCGGCCGCGCTGGGCGGCTTCGCGATCGTGGGACTGAACAAGACCCGCCGCACCGAGCAGCTGGACGACGAGATCCGTCGTACGGACTGCCGCATCGTCGTCACCGACCGAGCCGGGCTCGCCAGACTGCCGCTGCCCGAGCTGGAGGCGGGCGGCGTGCGCGTCCTGGTCGTCGGTGAAGCCGACTACGCCGCGAAGCTCGCACCGCACCGCGGCACGCCGTTGCCGGTGTCCGGGTCCGTGGATCCGGACAGGTTGCTGCTGTTGCTGTTCACCTCGGGAACGACCGGCCGGTCCAAGGCGGTGCGCTGCTCGCAGGGCAGGTTGGCACAGCGTGGCCTCGCGGCCAGCCGGCGCGACGGGGTCGGCCGCGACGACGTGTGTCTCGCCTGCATGCCGCTGTTCCACGGCAATGCCCTGATGGCTCTGTGGGCGCCGGCGCTGGCGGTGGGCGCCACCGTGGTGCTGACCGGCAAGTTCTCCGCCTCCCGCTTCATCGACGACGTCCGTGACTTCGGGGTCACCTACTTCACCTACGTCGGAAAGGCCATCGCCTACGTGCTGGCGACCCCCGAACGCGCCGACGACCTGGACAACGAACTGGTGCGGGCCTTCGGCACGGAGGCCTCGAGTCACGATCGACACCGCTTCCGCGAGCGCTTCGGCTGCGAGCTGATCGAGGGATACGGGTCCACGGAGTCCAGTGGCCTGGTGCTGCGCGACCCGGCGGCTCCGGAGACCGCCCTGGGGCGTCCCGCCCCCCAGGTGGCGGTGATCGATCCGGAGACCCTGGAGGAGTGTCCCCGCGCGGTCGTCGACGCGACGGGTCGGGTGCTCAATCCCGAGCAGGCGGTCGGCGAGATCGTCGATCGGGCGGGTGCGGCCAGCTTCGAGGGCTACTACAACGACCCGGAGGCAACCGCGGCCCGGCTGCACCACGGCTGGGTGTGGACCGGTGACCTGGGCTACGTCGACGAGGGTGGGTTCCTCCACTTCGGCGGGCGGCGCGGCGACTGGCTGCGGGTCGACGGGGAGAACATCTCGGCCCTGACCGTGGAGCGGATCGTGGAACGTCATCCCGACGTCGTGAGCGCTGCTGCCTTCGGGATCCCGGATGCGCGGTCCGGGGACGCGCTGATGATCGCGGTCCAGCTCGCCGAGGGCCGGTCGTTCGACGGCGAGGACTTCCTCGCCTACCTCGCCGCGCAGCCGGACCTGGGTGCCAAGGAGCTGCCGCTGTTCGTCCGCGTCGCCGAGCAACTGCCGACGACGGGTTCGAACAAGGTCGTCAAGGCTCCGCTCGTGGCCACGGCATGGTGCTGCGATGACCGGGTCTTCTGGCGTGCCGGGCGCGAGGCGAGGGAGTACCGCGAGTTCGGTCCGCAGGATCGTGCCGCACTGTCGGCCGAGTTCGCGCGGCACGAGCGGGGGCACCTGCTCCCGCTCGCCCCTGTCTGA
- a CDS encoding TetR/AcrR family transcriptional regulator: MDAPGQVVQQVLSPARAATRARLIQATIDLAAEDGYDAVTIRQIAARAGVSTPTAYQHASSKDQLLLEALMELGRRSTAQVREHPPQAGSAAERLIGVFDRILRQAAAKPRLYHALYRGYVGSTGAMISSDTVIGFGPENAAWIGETLRAGESEVPAAIESTARILSCLFLGTMLNVAAGRPVAEVMEILADAAHRLLD; encoded by the coding sequence ATGGATGCCCCCGGCCAGGTCGTACAGCAGGTCCTCTCCCCGGCGCGTGCCGCGACCCGGGCCCGCTTGATCCAGGCGACCATCGACCTGGCCGCCGAAGACGGCTACGACGCCGTCACCATCCGTCAGATCGCTGCCCGGGCCGGGGTCTCCACCCCGACGGCGTACCAGCACGCCAGCTCCAAGGACCAGCTGCTCCTCGAGGCGCTGATGGAGCTGGGGCGGCGCTCCACGGCGCAGGTTCGTGAGCATCCGCCACAGGCCGGAAGCGCCGCCGAGCGCCTGATCGGCGTGTTCGACCGGATCCTGCGGCAGGCCGCGGCGAAGCCGCGGCTCTACCACGCCCTCTACCGCGGGTACGTCGGAAGCACCGGCGCGATGATCAGCTCGGACACCGTGATCGGGTTCGGCCCCGAGAACGCCGCCTGGATCGGCGAGACGCTCCGGGCTGGCGAGTCCGAGGTCCCGGCGGCGATCGAGAGCACGGCGCGGATCCTCAGCTGCCTGTTCCTCGGCACGATGCTCAACGTCGCCGCCGGGCGACCGGTGGCGGAGGTCATGGAGATCCTCGCCGACGCGGCGCACCGCCTCCTCGACTGA
- a CDS encoding acyl-CoA dehydrogenase family protein encodes MNLNETDAQQRLRLELREYFAALMPPEELREAGEQGAGGPRFREIVRRLGADGWLGVGWPVEYGGRGLGAEEQFVFYDEVQRAGAPFPLVTVNTVGPTLMRYGTDEQRELFLPGILRGEIVFAIGYTEADAGTDLAALRTRATVDGEGYVVDGAKVFTTGGNTADYVWLACRTDPDLPRHRGLSILIVPCTDPGFSWAPIRAVGGLGVTTTRYDGIRVGAEALVGELNGGWQLITAQLNHERVALAALGGRTTQLWESTLSWARDNGTAELPWVRHELARSHARLEAMRLINWRLAAAVGADALTGELAATAKVYGTETHLAVQRSLTQVLGAAGRLRPGADGAPMHGQVEQVARQGIVNTFGGGVNEVLRDMIAQQALGMPRSRR; translated from the coding sequence GTGAACCTGAACGAGACGGACGCCCAGCAACGGCTGCGCCTGGAGCTGCGGGAGTACTTCGCCGCCCTGATGCCGCCCGAGGAACTGCGCGAGGCCGGCGAGCAGGGCGCGGGTGGCCCACGCTTCCGCGAGATCGTGCGGCGGCTGGGGGCCGACGGGTGGCTCGGCGTCGGCTGGCCCGTCGAGTACGGCGGCCGCGGTCTGGGTGCGGAGGAGCAGTTCGTCTTCTACGACGAGGTCCAGCGCGCCGGAGCGCCGTTCCCGCTCGTCACGGTCAACACCGTGGGACCGACCCTGATGCGCTACGGCACGGACGAGCAGCGCGAGCTCTTCCTCCCGGGGATCCTGCGTGGCGAGATCGTCTTCGCGATCGGCTACACCGAGGCCGATGCCGGCACCGACCTGGCGGCCCTGCGCACGCGGGCGACGGTCGACGGCGAGGGCTATGTGGTCGACGGGGCCAAGGTCTTCACGACGGGCGGCAACACCGCCGACTACGTCTGGCTCGCGTGTCGTACCGACCCGGACCTGCCGCGGCACCGGGGCCTCTCCATCCTGATCGTCCCGTGCACCGATCCCGGCTTCAGCTGGGCTCCGATCCGAGCCGTCGGCGGGCTCGGCGTCACCACGACCCGGTACGACGGCATCCGGGTCGGAGCCGAGGCGCTGGTCGGCGAGCTCAACGGAGGCTGGCAGCTGATCACCGCCCAGCTCAACCACGAACGGGTGGCCCTGGCCGCGCTCGGTGGACGGACGACCCAGCTCTGGGAGTCGACGTTGTCGTGGGCCCGCGACAACGGCACCGCCGAGCTCCCGTGGGTGCGCCACGAGCTGGCGCGGTCCCACGCGCGGCTGGAGGCGATGCGCCTGATCAACTGGCGCCTCGCCGCAGCCGTCGGCGCCGACGCGCTGACCGGGGAGCTCGCGGCCACCGCGAAGGTCTACGGGACCGAGACCCACCTCGCGGTCCAGCGGTCCCTGACCCAGGTGCTGGGTGCGGCCGGCCGGCTGCGCCCGGGCGCCGACGGTGCACCGATGCACGGTCAGGTCGAGCAGGTCGCCCGACAGGGCATCGTGAACACCTTCGGCGGCGGCGTGAACGAAGTGCTGCGCGACATGATCGCCCAGCAGGCCTTGGGCATGCCGCGGAGTCGACGATGA
- a CDS encoding MaoC family dehydratase N-terminal domain-containing protein yields MTAAYEDLLQGWVGRALGEPRAAQDPVNVPMIRQWVEALGLRSPVHLDRAMARATGRTDVVAPASMIQAFVMRGYAGTMRRAQETGPFEQLTALLDEGGYTSVVATDSDFEFVRELVPGDEVACEEVVESISPEKSTGLGEGRFVTTRKTYRDGAGTVVATQLWRTFRFRPREVEPPRALRPRPAVNLDNQFWFDAAREHRLLIQCCADCQVLRHPPGPGCAACGSFSSDVVVATGRATLYSWTVAQHPRHPAFDYPLVIGLVELEEGTRLVANLDPAGRDLEIGMDLRMTWLDVDPELSLPVFGPATPMTEGED; encoded by the coding sequence ATGACCGCCGCCTACGAGGACCTCCTCCAAGGATGGGTGGGCAGAGCGCTCGGCGAGCCCCGGGCAGCGCAGGACCCGGTCAACGTGCCGATGATCCGACAGTGGGTCGAGGCTCTGGGGCTGCGAAGCCCGGTCCACCTGGACCGTGCGATGGCACGCGCGACGGGGCGGACCGACGTGGTGGCTCCGGCGTCGATGATCCAGGCCTTCGTCATGCGCGGGTACGCCGGAACCATGCGCCGCGCGCAGGAGACCGGGCCCTTCGAACAGCTGACGGCGCTGCTGGACGAGGGTGGCTACACCTCCGTGGTGGCGACCGACTCGGACTTCGAGTTCGTCCGTGAGCTCGTGCCCGGCGACGAGGTCGCCTGCGAGGAGGTCGTCGAGTCGATCTCGCCGGAGAAGAGCACGGGGCTGGGCGAGGGACGCTTCGTCACCACGCGCAAGACCTACCGGGACGGTGCGGGCACGGTGGTCGCGACGCAGCTGTGGCGCACCTTCCGATTCCGGCCACGCGAGGTCGAGCCCCCGCGCGCACTGCGCCCGCGTCCCGCGGTGAACCTGGACAACCAGTTCTGGTTCGACGCAGCACGCGAGCACCGGCTGCTGATCCAGTGCTGCGCGGACTGTCAGGTGCTGAGACATCCTCCAGGCCCGGGTTGCGCGGCCTGCGGCTCGTTCTCCAGCGATGTCGTCGTGGCGACCGGGCGGGCGACCCTCTACAGCTGGACCGTCGCTCAGCACCCGCGCCACCCCGCCTTCGACTATCCGCTGGTCATCGGCCTGGTGGAGCTGGAGGAAGGCACCCGGCTGGTGGCGAACCTCGATCCCGCCGGACGTGACCTCGAGATCGGGATGGACCTGCGCATGACCTGGCTCGATGTCGACCCCGAGCTCTCGTTGCCGGTCTTCGGACCTGCCACCCCCATGACCGAAGGTGAGGACTGA